The genomic stretch CAGCCCCGCTTGTTTGAGCAGTGTCTGGTTCATCTGGGTAGACATGACCGCCGCTGCGTCTTCTACGCCTGCGAGGGCTGCCAGGGAGCGCGAGAGGGTCATCAGGGCGACAGAATCACAATAGAAGTTTCGCCGGACGAGTATTCGTATAACCATTGTAGCCTCGATTAAGGGTTACAGGGGTGGCGTTGGCTGCTGTGCTATGTCAGGGGCATGACGAGTGGTGACTATCCTATAGCCAGCACTCGTTTAGCCAGCACTCGCTTGCTGTTTGACTGCCAGTATGTTTGCTTTCTGGAAAACAGCAAGAAGTTAGTCAGTTTCTATTCATAGCAGCATCATAAACACGTGTCCACTGGTAATTGTGACGAAAGCTGCTCAACGATTTGCGTACTCTTTGCCAGCCTGAGTTACAGTTGCCTGGCCTTGCGGATGCGCAGGGCGAATTGGAGGTTGAAGCGTTGATGGGCGTCATCAACGAAGGGGCCGATCAGTTCTTCAATCTTTTGGAGACGATAGCGCAGGCTGTTGTAATGTAGATAGAGGCGGCGCGCTGCGACAGAGATATTGAGATTGCAATCCATCAGCACATCCAATGTCTCGACCAGATCAGTATTGCGCTTGCGGTCATATTCGATGAGTTTGCCCAGAACCTCTTCAGCAAAACTATCCAATTCGCCTTTATCGGGGTGGTGGTGCAGAATGCGATAGACCCCCAAATCCTCAAAGTGTGTGACCGCGCCGCTGCCCCAAACCTTGGCTCCAATGACCAACGCCTGACGGGCCTCTTCATAGCTGAGATGCAGCTTGAGCGGATCGCTGTAGGCGCGGCCTACGCCAATCGTGGAGCAACCCTCGCCTCCGGCCATGTGTAATTCCTCGTTGATTTGCCCGGCAAACTGCATGCTGGCCTGGCGTACAAGCGTCGGCTGAGTATGGTGCGCACAGGGTTCAGTCAGCAAAGCAACCAGGCTATCCGAACGTTCCCAGAGGATGACCCCACGATCAAGCTTCGAAAGCGCCGCGCGCGCCAGATCGACAATTCGGATGCCATCACGCCGGAAAGAGCCATGATTGCGCCAGCGTTGGGCCGGATCCTGGCCCGCGCGGTGAAAGGCAATGACGATGACCAGCGCTGGTCGGTCAAGGTTCCAGGCCAGCGCGCTGGCCCTTGCTGAGATAGCCTCGCTTGACTGGATGCGCCCGGAGAGCAGGTCGTCGAGGAAATCGGCTTGAAAGCGCCGCTCGACATTGAGAATGGCTTGCTGTTTCATGATGTCTATTGCAGCGACGGTTGCAGCGTGATCGATAGCCATAACCATGCCATCATTCAGCTCCTGATTACTCAGCACAGCAATAATTGAGCCATAAAGGGCGGCGCCCACCCGAATGGGCCGCACAGCACAGGTAAAGGTTTCGCTGCCAACATGGAGCATGCGTCTGGTCGTCGTTGCCGCTTTTGAGCTTTTGAGGCTCTCATTCAATTCGCTGGCCGCAAGCTGTTGATGGTCGCCCTGTTTACTGATAAGCTGTGTCAGCAGACCAGTGCTCTCAGTGTTTTCGGCTGACGCCAGTATCCGGCGCTCGGGGCCGACGATAAGGATCGGGTTTTGGACCAGCGCGCTTAGATTTTCAGCAATTTCCCCCAGGCCGCCGCCCGCCAGCACAATGTCGGTGAAGCGCTGGTGGACATCCTGGGAATGGCGCAGGCGATTGGCCTGGGCATTGAGGATCTCAGCCAGTAAGGAATTGATGATGTCGTTAAAGGAGACATCCGCTTGAAGCTCAAGCAGGGGTAGGTGTTCGCGTTCGGCGGCCTCAACCATTTCATCGGGTACGGCATCCACATAGCGCCCGATTTTGACGGCAATCCCCGCGAGGTTACGCTGAGAGAGTTCGCGTACTAATTCGCCGGGTGAAATGGTCATATCGCGCATTGGATAGAGAGTGGTTAAAAGCAGCTCATCGCGTTTGACCCATTTGAGGATGTCTGGCACTTCCATGACGTTGACATAGGAGAGTGGATGGCTCAGTCCATCACCCCCTGCCAGCACGCGGGCAAATCGAAGCGGGCCAACTTTCAAGGCATCATTCACCGTGAACGTCATGGCTTTTACCCTCTCGCTTGCTGTAGCCTGCGCTGCTCTAGCAGACAGCGACTGCCCAGGATCATGCCAGTCAATAGATCTGCGCCGGACGTTGCCCCACTTTGGAGTACGGCCATTGCGCCTTCTTCCAGAAGCTGTAAGTCATCGCTGACGAGCGCCTGGAAGAGTCGCCCGAGATGTTCGGCAACCTCACCCTTTTGCGCATATTCCATCCAGGTAATGCTTAGCTTGTTGG from Ktedonobacterales bacterium encodes the following:
- a CDS encoding PucR family transcriptional regulator ligand-binding domain-containing protein yields the protein MTFTVNDALKVGPLRFARVLAGGDGLSHPLSYVNVMEVPDILKWVKRDELLLTTLYPMRDMTISPGELVRELSQRNLAGIAVKIGRYVDAVPDEMVEAAEREHLPLLELQADVSFNDIINSLLAEILNAQANRLRHSQDVHQRFTDIVLAGGGLGEIAENLSALVQNPILIVGPERRILASAENTESTGLLTQLISKQGDHQQLAASELNESLKSSKAATTTRRMLHVGSETFTCAVRPIRVGAALYGSIIAVLSNQELNDGMVMAIDHAATVAAIDIMKQQAILNVERRFQADFLDDLLSGRIQSSEAISARASALAWNLDRPALVIVIAFHRAGQDPAQRWRNHGSFRRDGIRIVDLARAALSKLDRGVILWERSDSLVALLTEPCAHHTQPTLVRQASMQFAGQINEELHMAGGEGCSTIGVGRAYSDPLKLHLSYEEARQALVIGAKVWGSGAVTHFEDLGVYRILHHHPDKGELDSFAEEVLGKLIEYDRKRNTDLVETLDVLMDCNLNISVAARRLYLHYNSLRYRLQKIEELIGPFVDDAHQRFNLQFALRIRKARQL